A stretch of Synechococcus sp. WH 8020 DNA encodes these proteins:
- a CDS encoding Crp/Fnr family transcriptional regulator: protein MVCTPSNSSEFLGDLENSYQRRLIHFDSGAKVPLLSDHLWIVVRGIVKLSCLNEQGEDILIGLAGANEPFGEPLTHLNLYEATTLDHCDLLGLSMQDVKTNPDLSNSLMKAMMRRTRQSESLIALLGLRGVENRVKSFLELLAEDYGHPCEQGLKLNLRLTHQEIAGAVSTTRVTVTKVLGQLKESGWLQHDNNQRIIVSYLPNPVKYKNIPTQKTSSSR from the coding sequence ATGGTTTGCACTCCTAGCAACTCCAGCGAATTCCTCGGAGATTTAGAAAACAGTTATCAACGTCGCCTTATTCATTTCGATTCAGGAGCCAAGGTTCCCTTACTATCCGATCATCTTTGGATAGTCGTAAGAGGCATTGTCAAATTGAGTTGCCTCAATGAGCAAGGTGAAGATATTTTGATTGGACTTGCAGGAGCAAACGAACCTTTTGGAGAGCCATTAACGCACCTCAATCTTTACGAGGCCACGACTCTTGATCACTGCGACTTACTTGGTCTGTCCATGCAAGACGTCAAGACCAATCCGGATCTGAGCAACAGTCTGATGAAGGCGATGATGCGCAGGACACGTCAGTCCGAATCGCTAATCGCCCTATTGGGTCTCCGTGGTGTTGAAAATCGCGTCAAAAGCTTTTTAGAACTTTTAGCAGAAGATTATGGCCATCCATGTGAACAAGGACTGAAACTAAATTTACGCTTAACCCACCAGGAAATAGCCGGTGCAGTAAGCACAACTCGAGTCACCGTCACGAAGGTACTCGGTCAACTCAAAGAGAGCGGCTGGCTTCAACATGACAACAATCAACGAATCATCGTGAGCTACCTTCCAAATCCCGTTAAATACAAAAACATTCCAACTCAAAAAACTTCTTCGAGCAGATAA
- a CDS encoding response regulator transcription factor codes for MTSDFFDISHAARLLVLDQDEEIRDQVCGALREEGFDVKSLDNGLLGWDLLQCEEFELIVLDRKLPGISGFDLCRKLRMQNNQALILMTSSLNTEADRVLGLEVGADDYLVKPFGYREFLARCRALLRRHPLSGAALKGTAPEEFQCCDLKLFPDECRACRDGCDLKLSPKEYKLLELFMQNPKRVWSRDELLDKIWGVDYIGDKKTVDVHIRWLREKIEINPSSPSKIFTVRGFGYRFC; via the coding sequence ATGACATCCGATTTTTTTGATATCTCCCATGCCGCCCGTCTGTTGGTTTTGGATCAAGATGAAGAAATTCGTGATCAGGTGTGTGGAGCTCTCAGGGAAGAGGGATTTGATGTTAAATCTTTGGACAATGGATTGCTTGGATGGGATCTTTTACAGTGTGAAGAGTTTGAATTGATTGTTCTTGATCGCAAGCTACCCGGGATCAGTGGTTTTGATCTTTGTAGAAAACTCAGGATGCAAAATAATCAAGCTCTTATTTTAATGACCAGTAGTTTAAATACGGAAGCTGATCGTGTGTTAGGTCTCGAAGTTGGTGCCGATGATTATTTAGTGAAGCCCTTTGGCTATCGTGAGTTTTTAGCTCGTTGTAGAGCTCTTTTACGACGCCATCCATTGAGTGGAGCCGCATTGAAAGGAACGGCTCCTGAAGAGTTTCAGTGTTGTGATCTCAAGCTCTTTCCCGATGAATGCAGGGCTTGTCGTGATGGTTGCGATCTCAAGCTTTCGCCTAAAGAATATAAACTCCTCGAACTTTTCATGCAAAACCCTAAGAGAGTTTGGAGTCGAGACGAGCTTTTAGATAAGATATGGGGAGTCGATTATATTGGTGACAAAAAAACGGTTGATGTTCACATTCGTTGGCTTCGTGAAAAAATTGAAATTAATCCTTCTAGTCCGTCCAAGATATTTACTGTGCGAGGTTTTGGCTACCGTTTTTGTTGA